From Ammospiza caudacuta isolate bAmmCau1 chromosome 31, bAmmCau1.pri, whole genome shotgun sequence, one genomic window encodes:
- the EEF1AKMT3 gene encoding EEF1A lysine methyltransferase 3, whose protein sequence is MAAPGCHVGTGGGREGEEENEEEEEEEEEEEEEEEEEEEEEALRAVFPRDPELFAETFPERRRFRLCGRVLHIAEHHGPRLGLAGAVWEAALSLCRFLGEQNLELAGRRVLELGAGTGIVGIFAAMLGAEVTLTDRPPALPQLRENARLNFPGSAAGPRVRALRWGRDQRRFPPKFHLILGSDIVYDPRSFAPLLSTLRHLLVPPAQALLSARLRGGEAGAARFFRQLLPPFFGVRLLRREPERDIEIYAVTPRDGAPLEQDRPGLGSLTPRDGAPLEQDRPGLGSLTPRDRAPERGGPGLGSLTPRDGAPERDRPGLGSLTPRDGAPERDRPGLGSLTGD, encoded by the exons ATGGCGGCGCCCGGGTGCCACGTGGGGACCGGGGGGGGGCgggagggggaggaagagaacgaggaagaggaagaggaagaggaagaggaagaggaagaggaagaggaagaggaagaggaagaggcaCTGCGGGCCGTGTTCCCCCGGGACCCCGAGCTCTTCGCCGAGACCTTCCCGGAGCGGCGCCGGTTCCGGCTGTGCGGGCGCGTCCTGCACATCGCGGAGCACCACGGGCCGCGGCTCGGGCTCGCCGGGGCCGTCTGGGAGGCG gccctgtccctgtgccggTTCCTGGGCGAGCAGAACCTGGAGCTGGCGGGGCGGcgggtgctggagctgggcgCCGGTACCGGCATCGTGGGCATCTTCGCTGCCATGCTGG GGGCCGAGGTGACGCTCACGGACCGGCCGCCGGCGCTGCCGCAGCTCCGGGAGAACGCGCGGCTCAACTTCccggggagcgcggcggggccgcgggtgCGGGCGCTGCGCTGGGGCCGCGACCAGCGCCGCTTCCCGCCCAAGTTCCACCTCATCCTGGGCTCCGACATCGTGTACGACCCCCGCTCCTTCGCCCCGCTGCTGAGCACCCTCCGGCACCTGCTGGTGCCGCCGGCCCAGGCGCTGCTCAGCGCCCGCCTGCGCGGCGGCGAGGCCGGGGCCGCCCGCTTCTTCCGGCAGCTGCTGCCGCCCTTCTTCGGGGTGCGGCTGCTGCGGCGGGAGCCCGAGCGGGACATCGAGATCTACGCGGTCACCCCGCGGGACGGAGCCCCTTTGGAGCAGGACAGGCCCGGGCTGGGCTCTCTGACCCCGCGGGACGGAGCCCCTTTGGAGCAGGACAGGCCCGGGCTGGGGTCCCTCACACCGCGGGACAGAGCCCCGGAGCGGGGCGGACCCGGGCTGGGCTCTCTGACCCCGCGGGACGGAGCCCCGGAGCGGGACAGGCCCGGGCTGGGCTCTCTGACCCCGCGGGACGGAGCCCCGGAGCGGGACAGGCCCGGGCTGGGGTCTCTCACTGGGGATTAA